The Humulus lupulus chromosome 3, drHumLupu1.1, whole genome shotgun sequence genome window below encodes:
- the LOC133820965 gene encoding probable LRR receptor-like serine/threonine-protein kinase At1g56140 encodes MNNFSGQLPPELGNLNKLKILSLFSSGVSGEIPSTFENLRSLEQLWASDNELTGKIPYFIGSWSNLTNMVLQGNYFQGPIPSTFVNLTSLVQL; translated from the exons ATGAACAATTTCTCTGGTCAGCTACCGCCAGAACTAGGcaatttaaacaaattaaaaatact TAGTCTTTTCAGTTCTGGAGTTAGTGGCGAGATTCCTTCAACATTTGAAAATCTCCGAAGCTTGGAACAATT GTGGGCATCAGATAATGAGCTTACAGGCAAGATTCCATATTTCATAGGAAGTTGGTCAAATCTTACTAACAT GGTATTACAAGGAAATTATTTTCAAGGGCCTATACCATCAACGTTTGTGAATCTGACTTCTTTAGTACAATTGTGA